The Spirosoma foliorum genome has a window encoding:
- a CDS encoding M1 family metallopeptidase, translating into MKRILLWAGLWLVSLPSFAQTSPSSTSTPGSKYDPLALFHPLFNMQPGNDYRTGSGAPGPNYWQNRSDYQINVTLDDQKNTITGEVTITYKNNSPETLAYLWLQLDQNAFSDTSRAAKTTPVSGGRFGNQGFSGGLTISSVTVDEGKGKFVAMPYEITDTRMQVRLADPVKPKGDVVKVKVAYSFKIPEYGSDRMGQLLRKDGIIYEIAQWYPRMCVYDDIEGWNVLPYLGAGEFYLDYGDYEYSITAPWNHIVVGSGELLNPTEVLTAEQIKRLEQARKSDQTVIIRGKDEVNNPDTRPKKTGTLTWKFRCLNTRDVAWASSRGFVWDAAKMNLPSGKPALAQSVYPAESATNDSWNRSTEYVKGCVEFYSKYLYEFSYPVATNVAGIVGGMEYPGIIFCDHKDKKDALWGVTDHEFGHNWFPMIVGNNERKFPWMDEGFNTFINTLSTANFNKGEYNRERGTMHDLAPALFYPAEPIMTIPDVQQPRALGILAYYKPGMGLKLLRDVILGPNRFDFAFRNYVNRWAFKHPTPYDFFRSIEDGAGEDLGWFWRGFFYETWKLDQGVKEVKYVDGAADKGSLISIENLEKMAMPVTIEVTETNGKKGRINLPIEVWQRGASWTFKYNSTSPLKSVVLDPDEQLPDVNEKNNVWRAEAQ; encoded by the coding sequence ATGAAAAGAATACTTCTCTGGGCTGGATTGTGGTTGGTAAGCTTACCATCATTCGCCCAAACGTCACCTTCGTCGACATCCACGCCGGGATCGAAATATGACCCGCTTGCGCTCTTCCACCCTTTATTTAATATGCAACCGGGAAACGATTATCGTACCGGCAGTGGAGCGCCTGGGCCGAATTATTGGCAGAATCGGTCAGATTATCAGATCAACGTTACGCTTGATGACCAGAAGAATACGATTACGGGTGAGGTGACGATAACGTACAAAAATAATTCGCCCGAAACGTTAGCCTACTTATGGCTTCAATTGGACCAGAATGCGTTTAGCGATACATCACGGGCAGCCAAAACAACCCCTGTTTCAGGAGGCCGGTTTGGCAATCAGGGCTTTTCGGGGGGATTAACCATCTCGAGCGTAACCGTCGATGAAGGAAAGGGCAAATTTGTTGCAATGCCCTACGAAATTACAGATACTCGTATGCAGGTACGTCTGGCCGATCCTGTAAAACCCAAGGGTGATGTCGTGAAAGTTAAAGTTGCCTACAGCTTTAAAATTCCCGAATACGGCTCTGATCGGATGGGGCAGCTTCTTCGTAAAGATGGTATTATCTACGAAATCGCTCAGTGGTATCCACGCATGTGTGTGTACGACGACATTGAGGGCTGGAACGTGCTTCCTTATTTAGGGGCTGGAGAGTTTTACCTCGATTACGGCGATTATGAATATAGCATTACGGCGCCCTGGAACCATATTGTGGTGGGATCGGGCGAGTTGCTAAATCCAACAGAGGTATTAACGGCCGAGCAGATCAAACGGCTGGAGCAAGCTCGTAAAAGTGATCAGACTGTCATTATTCGCGGCAAAGATGAAGTGAATAATCCCGATACCCGGCCGAAAAAAACGGGTACCCTGACCTGGAAGTTTCGTTGCCTAAATACTCGCGACGTTGCGTGGGCTTCTTCGCGAGGCTTTGTGTGGGATGCTGCTAAAATGAATCTACCCAGTGGTAAACCTGCCCTCGCGCAGTCGGTTTACCCCGCCGAAAGTGCGACGAATGATTCATGGAATCGCTCTACTGAGTATGTGAAAGGATGTGTTGAGTTCTATTCGAAATACCTGTACGAATTCAGCTATCCTGTGGCAACCAATGTGGCCGGTATTGTAGGCGGCATGGAGTACCCTGGCATTATCTTCTGCGATCATAAAGACAAGAAAGACGCTCTTTGGGGCGTAACCGATCACGAATTTGGCCACAACTGGTTCCCGATGATTGTGGGTAACAATGAGCGTAAATTTCCGTGGATGGACGAAGGCTTCAACACCTTTATCAATACGCTCTCAACCGCCAATTTCAACAAAGGCGAATACAATCGGGAACGAGGCACCATGCATGATTTAGCACCAGCTTTGTTCTATCCCGCTGAGCCAATTATGACGATTCCCGATGTACAGCAACCTCGGGCCTTGGGTATCCTGGCGTATTATAAACCAGGAATGGGGTTGAAACTGCTGCGAGATGTAATTCTTGGGCCAAATCGTTTCGACTTTGCTTTCCGGAATTACGTGAATCGCTGGGCGTTTAAGCATCCAACTCCTTATGATTTCTTCCGAAGTATTGAAGATGGCGCTGGTGAAGATCTAGGTTGGTTCTGGCGTGGTTTCTTTTACGAGACCTGGAAACTAGATCAGGGTGTGAAAGAGGTGAAATACGTGGATGGTGCCGCTGATAAAGGCTCACTCATCTCGATTGAAAACCTCGAAAAAATGGCTATGCCTGTTACAATTGAGGTAACGGAAACCAACGGAAAAAAAGGCCGTATCAATTTGCCAATAGAAGTATGGCAACGGGGTGCTTCCTGGACGTTTAAGTATAACTCAACATCGCCCCTGAAATCGGTTGTTCTTGACCCCGACGAGCAATTGCCGGATGTCAATGAAAAGAACAACGTTTGGCGAGCGGAAGCGCAGTAA
- a CDS encoding glycosyltransferase gives MKKVRVLHISTAHQPQDPRIVFKQCQTLAEHYDVFCALPHADSTIAPAIHFIRLPYFRRVIWRILVTCPFILLRCIWLRPKLVHVYVPEFLPFAYIFRLFGSRVIYEVQENLHKKMHLKTINKGFLLAKAFAWFDQLAQKHFYLIFTEHAYLETYTKLAKPHEVIYNYPLLSFLEPFRQPYNPSSTQPIFFYIGWLSFERAFDTLVEALAQLKKIHPKFSVHLFGQRTFTERDLIKLPNYSAIQPNLHFHGYTDQRIAFPCATGATAGLALLKPVGDYPDSYTTKLFEYMALGLPVITSDFALYLGIVERHQCGFCVSPSDPIQIANALAYLVDHPNEARAMGERGYKAVSQFYNWTSEAQKLLNFYEYILY, from the coding sequence ATGAAAAAAGTCCGCGTTCTGCATATTAGTACCGCCCATCAGCCGCAAGATCCACGGATAGTTTTCAAACAATGTCAGACACTCGCCGAACACTATGATGTGTTTTGCGCCTTACCTCATGCCGATTCAACCATCGCGCCCGCTATCCATTTTATCCGCCTGCCTTATTTTCGGCGGGTTATCTGGCGAATTCTAGTAACCTGTCCATTTATCCTTCTCCGATGTATTTGGCTACGACCGAAACTTGTGCACGTATACGTACCCGAGTTTTTGCCCTTTGCTTACATCTTTCGGCTTTTTGGGTCGCGGGTAATTTATGAGGTGCAGGAAAATCTGCACAAAAAGATGCACCTTAAAACCATCAATAAGGGTTTTTTATTGGCAAAGGCATTCGCCTGGTTCGATCAGCTAGCGCAAAAGCATTTCTATCTGATCTTTACCGAACACGCGTATCTGGAAACCTATACGAAACTGGCAAAGCCTCATGAAGTGATCTATAACTATCCCCTACTATCCTTTCTGGAGCCGTTCCGACAACCTTATAACCCAAGTTCGACCCAGCCAATATTTTTCTACATTGGCTGGCTTAGCTTCGAGCGGGCTTTCGATACTTTGGTCGAAGCGTTGGCACAATTGAAAAAAATTCACCCAAAATTCAGCGTGCACCTGTTTGGACAACGAACATTTACAGAGCGTGATTTAATTAAACTTCCTAATTATAGCGCCATCCAGCCAAATCTCCATTTTCACGGTTACACTGATCAACGAATTGCTTTTCCCTGTGCTACGGGGGCAACGGCTGGTTTGGCATTACTTAAGCCTGTAGGCGATTATCCTGATTCTTACACCACCAAGTTATTTGAGTACATGGCGCTTGGGTTACCCGTTATTACGTCCGACTTTGCACTTTACCTAGGCATTGTTGAACGGCATCAGTGCGGGTTTTGTGTGTCGCCTTCTGACCCAATTCAGATAGCCAATGCACTTGCTTATCTGGTGGATCACCCCAACGAAGCGAGAGCCATGGGAGAGCGAGGTTATAAAGCTGTATCACAATTTTACAACTGGACGAGCGAGGCCCAAAAGCTGCTTAATTTTTACGAATACATACTTTATTGA
- a CDS encoding 3-oxoacyl-ACP synthase III family protein: MYIHAVSHYLPTQVVGNEHFTQLNGLSSDWIIERTGIVERRKAAPGENTNTMTIEVVKRLQEKADLSTIDLIVGGTYTPYDTIVSIAHEAQHYLGIADIPTISISTACSSLLNAIEVVEGYFALNKATRALVIVSEHNTLYYNEQDTISGHLWGDGAAALLITKERQSDDDFAIKALLTGGAAHTPKATTGVMMKPADGGVTMPHGRDVFINACQYMPKASLQVLERCGLGLADVDYILPHQANLRISRNVMNTLGLPEEKLISNIQRYGNTGCAGCAIALSEQWDTFQKGQRIIITVFGGGYSYGAMLVEV, translated from the coding sequence ATGTACATTCACGCAGTAAGCCATTACCTACCAACGCAGGTAGTTGGCAACGAACATTTTACCCAGCTCAACGGTCTGTCTAGCGACTGGATTATCGAACGCACTGGAATTGTGGAGCGACGTAAAGCTGCTCCCGGAGAAAATACGAATACCATGACAATTGAAGTCGTTAAACGACTTCAGGAAAAGGCAGATCTCTCCACGATTGATTTGATTGTTGGTGGAACGTATACCCCTTACGATACCATTGTTTCTATTGCTCACGAGGCTCAACACTACCTCGGTATTGCTGATATCCCAACTATTTCCATTTCAACAGCCTGCTCATCGCTATTGAACGCAATTGAGGTAGTTGAAGGCTATTTTGCCTTAAATAAAGCAACACGCGCGTTAGTCATTGTATCGGAGCATAACACGCTTTACTATAACGAACAGGATACCATTTCCGGCCATTTATGGGGCGATGGGGCCGCTGCTTTGCTCATTACCAAAGAAAGGCAGAGTGACGATGATTTTGCCATTAAGGCCTTGCTGACAGGCGGAGCGGCTCATACGCCTAAAGCAACTACTGGCGTCATGATGAAACCTGCCGACGGTGGCGTAACGATGCCACACGGTCGCGATGTATTTATTAATGCCTGCCAATATATGCCTAAGGCCAGTCTGCAAGTACTCGAGCGTTGCGGATTAGGACTGGCAGATGTAGATTACATTTTGCCCCACCAGGCCAATCTGCGCATTTCGCGAAATGTCATGAATACGCTTGGTTTGCCCGAAGAGAAACTCATTTCCAACATTCAACGCTACGGCAATACGGGCTGTGCAGGCTGTGCAATTGCCCTTTCGGAGCAATGGGACACCTTTCAGAAAGGGCAGCGTATCATTATCACGGTATTCGGAGGGGGTTATTCCTACGGAGCTATGTTGGTAGAGGTTTAA
- a CDS encoding cytochrome c oxidase subunit 3 → MSNFVTKRREPFRFMVWLGIASSVTVFTMLLVTYVIRQTGSGWVNIKLPMVFLISTGVIVLSSFTLNNAMLAFRHERFGNYRTNLATTLGLGILFMLLQGWGWRELILAGVGLEGNPAGGFIYIISGIHLLHILVGVIFLGIVLAEALARRPYIDSFVYSVNPPNLLKIKLITLYWHFVDILWIGLFLFLLVHHGINWRLSL, encoded by the coding sequence ATGAGCAACTTCGTGACCAAACGGCGGGAGCCGTTTCGCTTTATGGTCTGGCTGGGCATTGCCAGTAGCGTGACGGTTTTCACGATGTTGTTAGTGACTTACGTAATTCGTCAGACTGGTTCTGGCTGGGTTAACATAAAGTTGCCCATGGTGTTTCTAATCAGCACGGGTGTTATTGTGCTCAGCAGCTTTACGCTCAACAATGCCATGCTGGCCTTCCGGCACGAACGTTTCGGAAACTACCGCACCAACCTGGCTACAACCCTTGGATTAGGCATTTTATTCATGTTGTTGCAAGGTTGGGGGTGGCGAGAGCTGATTCTTGCGGGAGTCGGGTTAGAGGGCAATCCGGCTGGTGGATTTATTTACATTATATCGGGAATTCATCTGCTTCACATTCTGGTTGGCGTAATTTTTCTTGGCATTGTGCTGGCCGAAGCGCTGGCTCGACGACCTTATATCGACTCGTTTGTTTACAGCGTTAACCCACCAAATCTCCTAAAAATCAAGCTAATTACGCTCTATTGGCATTTTGTTGATATTCTCTGGATTGGCCTGTTTCTTTTCCTACTTGTGCACCACGGTATCAATTGGCGCCTGTCTTTGTAG
- a CDS encoding SLBB domain-containing protein yields the protein MRTKDKLSHFIHCILFYPAVFLLLALTGSYQASAQAATRSRVDQLSDEDVQNFYERAQASGLSEAQIEQAAMSQGYTLDDIAKMRKRITALRAQSSRPLSQSVIDKQTGRTLPPDLSRRTDSLTITRKDTSKKLRVFGASLFENANLSFEPNLRIATPRNYVVGPDDEIKIDISGASTGNFELKVSPDGTVKIPDLAPIFVSGLTIEQAEQRIIDRLRKGGYQGLGTAGSGTSANITLTNIRSIRVTLVGEVVRPGTYTISSLGSAFNALYLAGGPNPETGSFRKISVIRGNRVVRTIDLYDYILRADQRDNIQLRDQDVIRVADYETHVELKGQVRRPAIFEVLPGETLKTVLGFAGGFADDAYRASITLRRNTSRERRIVTISEDQIGAFIPQGGDKYEVGKILERYENRVQVAGAVMRPGDYSLEPGLETVRQLINRADGLRKDAFTNRASIMRERPDMDRENLSFDLGKLMRGEIADIPLMRQDSLTVLSIRDLREKYYVIIEGAVNLPDSIEFVANMSVADLVAQAGGFQEGAKPNLVEVARRIRQDSAGIRATKLEIYRFAIDRNLQITSMKSDSGTSAEFKLKPFDIVYIRTSPNYEEQQQVYVYGEIMQPGNYSIFSREERISDLIKRAGGLKPQAYITGAQFKRKGIIIGNDLSRILTDSGIEENLLLRAQDTLYIPKRPEIVGVEGAVLNSSAVSYKEDYKFGDYISEAGGTTDNARKSKAYIVYPNGRKARTHHFLFFSFRPKVYPGSTIVVPFKPLESNKLSTAERLGILSLLTTVSIALVNILLR from the coding sequence ATGCGTACTAAGGACAAATTGTCACATTTTATCCATTGTATTCTCTTCTATCCTGCTGTTTTCCTACTATTAGCACTGACAGGATCGTATCAGGCATCTGCTCAGGCAGCAACCCGATCCAGGGTAGATCAGTTAAGTGACGAAGATGTACAGAACTTTTATGAACGGGCACAGGCCAGTGGTCTTAGTGAAGCTCAGATCGAACAGGCTGCCATGTCGCAGGGATATACACTCGATGATATTGCTAAAATGCGGAAGCGAATTACCGCTCTTCGCGCCCAGAGTTCTCGTCCATTGAGTCAGTCTGTAATTGACAAACAAACGGGGAGAACATTGCCTCCAGACCTTTCTCGGCGAACCGATTCATTAACTATAACACGTAAGGATACAAGCAAAAAACTCCGCGTGTTTGGCGCTTCTTTATTTGAGAATGCCAATCTGTCATTTGAGCCGAATTTACGCATCGCTACGCCAAGGAATTATGTAGTTGGTCCCGACGATGAAATTAAAATTGACATTTCCGGTGCATCAACTGGGAACTTTGAATTGAAGGTTAGCCCAGATGGTACTGTGAAAATTCCTGATCTGGCTCCCATTTTTGTGAGTGGTCTGACAATTGAGCAGGCAGAACAGCGTATTATTGATCGCTTGCGAAAGGGAGGTTATCAGGGTTTAGGTACAGCTGGTAGTGGCACAAGTGCCAATATCACATTGACTAATATTCGTAGCATTCGGGTGACGCTGGTAGGTGAAGTAGTTCGCCCCGGAACATATACAATATCTTCTCTAGGTTCAGCATTTAATGCGCTTTACCTGGCCGGAGGGCCCAATCCAGAAACAGGATCATTTCGTAAAATAAGTGTGATCCGTGGAAATCGAGTGGTACGTACCATTGACCTATACGATTATATTCTACGGGCAGACCAACGGGACAACATTCAACTCCGTGATCAGGATGTCATTCGGGTTGCCGATTATGAGACCCATGTTGAATTAAAGGGTCAAGTACGTCGTCCAGCTATTTTTGAAGTACTTCCAGGGGAGACTCTGAAAACTGTTTTGGGATTTGCAGGCGGCTTCGCTGACGATGCTTACCGAGCCTCAATTACACTTCGAAGAAACACCAGTCGTGAACGGCGCATTGTTACAATTAGCGAAGATCAAATAGGAGCTTTTATTCCGCAAGGAGGTGATAAATACGAAGTAGGGAAAATATTAGAGCGTTATGAAAACCGAGTTCAAGTAGCCGGAGCTGTTATGCGCCCTGGCGATTATTCACTTGAGCCAGGTCTAGAAACGGTTCGTCAGCTTATCAATCGCGCTGATGGGCTTCGTAAAGATGCATTTACCAATCGGGCCTCAATTATGCGTGAGCGTCCTGATATGGATAGAGAAAATCTGTCCTTTGATTTGGGTAAACTAATGCGAGGTGAAATTGCCGATATTCCGCTGATGCGGCAAGATAGTTTAACTGTTCTATCCATCCGTGATCTTCGTGAGAAATACTACGTTATAATTGAAGGGGCTGTTAACCTGCCGGATAGTATTGAGTTTGTTGCAAATATGAGCGTAGCCGATTTGGTTGCTCAGGCTGGAGGATTCCAAGAAGGTGCTAAACCTAACCTGGTTGAAGTTGCCCGGCGTATAAGACAAGATTCTGCAGGTATTCGAGCTACCAAATTAGAAATTTATCGATTCGCGATTGATAGAAACCTACAGATCACGTCCATGAAGAGTGATTCTGGGACTTCTGCTGAGTTTAAGCTTAAGCCTTTCGATATTGTATATATCCGTACATCGCCCAATTACGAAGAACAGCAACAAGTTTATGTATATGGGGAAATTATGCAGCCCGGCAACTATTCTATTTTTAGTAGGGAAGAGCGTATTAGTGACCTTATTAAGCGGGCGGGTGGCCTAAAGCCACAGGCATATATTACGGGCGCTCAATTCAAACGAAAGGGTATTATTATTGGGAATGACTTAAGTAGAATTCTTACGGATTCGGGAATTGAAGAAAACCTTTTGCTTAGGGCACAAGACACCTTATATATTCCCAAACGACCAGAAATAGTAGGTGTAGAAGGCGCTGTTTTAAACTCTTCGGCTGTTAGTTATAAAGAGGACTACAAGTTCGGGGATTATATCAGTGAGGCAGGAGGTACTACCGATAATGCTCGAAAAAGTAAAGCATATATAGTTTATCCCAATGGTCGCAAAGCAAGAACACATCACTTCCTCTTTTTTTCATTCCGACCTAAAGTTTACCCAGGATCAACAATTGTGGTCCCATTTAAGCCTCTGGAAAGTAATAAATTAAGTACTGCGGAACGGCTTGGAATTCTGTCACTATTGACAACTGTTTCGATCGCCCTTGTTAATATTCTTCTTCGTTAA
- the secA gene encoding preprotein translocase subunit SecA, with product MINLIAKFFGTKSQRDIKELLPYVEKVNAEFARLKDLSNDELRQVSASLKAQIADELADIDNQLAELSEQASHPDVDVNEKERIFNQIDKLEADRNTELERVLLDILPRAFAVVKETARRFTKNEQLTVTATDSDRELATRKKHITIDGEQAHWANRWDAAGTPVKWDMVHYNVQIIGGVVLHQGKIAEMATGEGKTLVATFPAFLNALAGRGVHIVTVNDYLAKRDSEWMAPLFEFHGLRVDCIDKHQPNSEQRKNAYLADITYGTNNEFGFDYLRDNMAREPSELVQRKHHYAMVDEVDSVLIDDARTPLIISGPVPRGDEQDYIELKPRVSRVVEAQRKLVYDYLNDAKKKIAAGDEKEGGLSLFRAHRGLPKHKPLIKFLSETGNKALLQKTESIYLAENQKLMPEADAPLYFTIDERHNSIDLTEKGIDYITGSGEDPNFFILPDLSIDLNVIDKDGEFSEQEKILHKEAVIRDYAVKTQRINTVNQLLKAYTLFEKDTEYVIMDGKVKIVDEQTGRIMEGRRWSDGLHQAVEAKENVKVEDATQTYATVTLQNYFRMYHKRAGMTGTAETEASEFWQIYKMDVVVIPTNRAISRADEEDKVYRSVREKYNAVVDEIASLVEKGRPVLVGTTSVENSELLSRFLTMRKIQHQVLNAKYHQREAEIVASAGFPGTVTIATNMAGRGTDIKLTPESRAAGGLAIIGTERHESRRVDRQLRGRAGRQGDPGTSQFFVSLEDSLMRLFGSERIAKVMDRMGLEEGEVIQHSMITKSIERAQKKVEENNFGIRKRLLEYDDVMNYQREAIYKRRRNALFGDRLPLDIANTMYDVVEETVNNSEGNYEEVKLQLLTTLGLSSELTAEAFGRMKKPDQIRHLYNEAEANYQAKNQAIAEKALPVLTQVLNEQGHQIKNIVVPFSDGMHELTVVSDLQKAVESGGREIVTEMEKAVTLSVIDQEWKEHLREMDDLKQSVQNAVFEQKDPLLVYKFESVELFKRFLNKVNFDTINFLTKADIPAQEAQEIEQEIRQAPAQRRPQPQPKLQTNIDDFDDDHLATGPEEYARRMAENDAMGAGAPPMPRQAPVRVAKQDRNARVNVQYADGSVKKDVKFKTVENDVLSGKAMIID from the coding sequence ATGATTAATCTCATAGCTAAATTTTTCGGGACCAAATCGCAACGGGACATCAAAGAATTACTCCCTTATGTCGAAAAGGTGAATGCCGAATTTGCCCGATTAAAAGACCTCTCTAATGATGAGTTACGTCAGGTCTCAGCGTCGCTCAAAGCTCAAATTGCTGATGAGTTAGCCGATATTGACAACCAGCTTGCTGAGTTGAGTGAACAGGCTAGTCATCCAGACGTAGACGTCAACGAAAAAGAGCGTATCTTTAATCAAATTGATAAACTCGAAGCTGATCGGAATACCGAGTTAGAGCGCGTACTCCTCGATATTTTGCCCCGAGCCTTCGCTGTCGTGAAAGAAACAGCTCGCCGGTTTACCAAAAATGAACAGCTAACGGTAACAGCGACAGATTCTGACCGCGAATTGGCTACCCGTAAAAAGCATATAACCATTGATGGTGAGCAGGCTCATTGGGCCAATCGCTGGGATGCGGCTGGTACGCCCGTGAAATGGGACATGGTCCATTACAATGTTCAGATCATTGGGGGCGTTGTTTTGCACCAAGGCAAGATTGCCGAAATGGCTACTGGTGAAGGGAAAACGCTTGTGGCTACTTTCCCTGCCTTTTTGAATGCCCTCGCGGGTCGTGGAGTACACATTGTAACAGTCAACGATTATCTGGCCAAGCGTGACTCCGAGTGGATGGCTCCTTTGTTCGAGTTTCATGGTCTTCGAGTCGATTGTATTGACAAGCACCAGCCTAACTCTGAGCAGCGCAAAAACGCTTACCTTGCCGATATTACCTACGGCACCAATAATGAATTTGGCTTTGACTATCTGCGCGATAATATGGCCCGGGAGCCAAGTGAACTGGTTCAACGGAAACACCATTATGCCATGGTCGATGAGGTTGACTCCGTTTTAATTGACGACGCTCGTACGCCGTTAATTATCAGCGGTCCTGTACCTCGTGGCGATGAGCAGGATTATATTGAATTAAAACCCCGTGTATCCCGTGTAGTTGAGGCTCAACGTAAATTAGTATACGATTACCTCAACGATGCCAAAAAGAAGATTGCGGCAGGGGATGAAAAAGAAGGTGGCCTGTCTTTGTTCCGCGCGCATCGTGGTTTACCCAAGCACAAGCCTCTGATTAAGTTTCTGTCAGAAACCGGAAACAAAGCCCTTCTTCAAAAAACGGAATCAATTTACCTGGCTGAGAACCAGAAATTGATGCCTGAAGCCGATGCTCCTCTCTATTTCACCATCGACGAACGGCACAATAGCATCGACCTGACGGAAAAAGGAATTGACTACATCACGGGTTCGGGCGAAGATCCTAATTTCTTTATCCTCCCCGATTTATCGATTGACCTCAATGTCATCGATAAAGACGGTGAATTTTCGGAGCAGGAAAAAATCCTTCATAAAGAAGCCGTTATTCGTGACTACGCCGTTAAAACGCAACGTATTAATACCGTCAACCAGTTACTGAAAGCGTACACGCTGTTCGAGAAAGACACGGAATACGTTATTATGGATGGTAAGGTAAAAATCGTTGATGAACAAACGGGCCGGATTATGGAAGGTCGTCGTTGGTCGGATGGATTGCACCAGGCGGTTGAAGCGAAGGAAAACGTGAAGGTTGAAGATGCCACACAGACCTACGCTACCGTTACGCTTCAGAATTACTTCCGGATGTATCACAAGCGGGCTGGTATGACCGGTACGGCTGAAACGGAAGCTTCTGAATTCTGGCAGATTTATAAAATGGACGTTGTTGTTATTCCAACGAACCGCGCCATTAGTCGGGCCGATGAAGAAGACAAAGTTTATCGCTCAGTTCGTGAAAAATACAACGCAGTGGTGGATGAAATCGCCAGTCTCGTTGAGAAAGGACGACCCGTACTGGTTGGTACAACATCGGTTGAAAACTCCGAATTGCTGAGCCGGTTCCTGACCATGCGTAAAATACAGCACCAGGTTCTGAACGCGAAGTATCACCAGCGCGAAGCCGAAATTGTTGCCTCAGCAGGTTTCCCGGGCACTGTTACGATTGCTACTAACATGGCCGGTCGTGGTACAGATATTAAGCTAACGCCAGAGTCGCGCGCAGCGGGTGGTTTGGCTATCATCGGTACAGAACGTCATGAATCTCGTCGGGTTGACCGGCAGTTACGTGGTCGGGCTGGTCGTCAGGGCGACCCAGGAACATCGCAGTTTTTCGTCTCGCTTGAAGATAGCCTGATGCGTTTGTTCGGTTCAGAGCGGATCGCTAAAGTGATGGACCGAATGGGACTTGAAGAGGGTGAGGTTATTCAGCACTCCATGATCACAAAATCGATTGAACGAGCCCAGAAGAAAGTCGAAGAAAATAACTTCGGCATTCGGAAGCGACTACTCGAATACGATGACGTGATGAACTATCAGCGTGAAGCGATCTACAAACGCCGTCGGAATGCGTTGTTTGGTGATCGTTTGCCACTCGATATTGCCAACACCATGTATGATGTGGTGGAAGAAACGGTCAATAATTCGGAAGGGAATTACGAAGAAGTGAAGCTCCAGCTTCTGACGACTTTAGGTCTTTCATCTGAATTAACTGCCGAAGCATTTGGTCGGATGAAGAAACCAGATCAGATCCGGCACTTATACAACGAAGCCGAAGCTAATTATCAAGCTAAAAATCAGGCGATTGCTGAGAAAGCGCTACCTGTTTTAACTCAGGTTCTGAACGAGCAAGGTCACCAGATCAAAAACATTGTTGTGCCTTTCTCGGATGGCATGCATGAGTTAACGGTGGTTTCTGATCTGCAAAAGGCCGTTGAAAGCGGTGGCCGTGAAATCGTGACGGAAATGGAGAAAGCTGTCACTCTGTCTGTTATTGACCAGGAGTGGAAGGAGCACCTTCGCGAGATGGATGATCTGAAGCAATCGGTACAGAATGCTGTGTTTGAGCAGAAAGACCCCTTGCTGGTGTACAAATTTGAGTCGGTGGAGCTATTTAAACGCTTCCTGAACAAAGTCAATTTTGACACCATCAACTTCCTGACGAAAGCTGATATCCCCGCTCAGGAAGCACAGGAAATAGAACAGGAAATTCGGCAGGCTCCAGCGCAACGTCGTCCGCAGCCACAACCGAAGCTCCAGACTAATATTGACGATTTCGACGATGATCATCTGGCCACTGGCCCCGAAGAATACGCCCGTCGAATGGCCGAGAATGATGCAATGGGCGCTGGGGCTCCACCCATGCCTCGACAAGCTCCAGTACGAGTGGCCAAACAGGACCGTAACGCTCGTGTCAACGTGCAATACGCAGATGGTTCAGTAAAAAAAGATGTTAAGTTCAAAACAGTGGAAAACGATGTCCTGAGCGGTAAAGCCATGATAATCGATTAG